In Kocuria turfanensis, a single genomic region encodes these proteins:
- the dxs gene encoding 1-deoxy-D-xylulose-5-phosphate synthase — translation MSVLERVSGPEDLAGLTRAELTELAAEIREFLVTHVSATGGHLGPNLGVVELTMAVHRVFDSPKDSVVFDTGHQSYVHKLLTGRQDFRTLRQEGGLAGYPDRAESVHDIVESSHASSSLSWADGISRGYAMTGRTDRHTVVLVGDGALTGGMAWEAVNNIASDRDRKVVIVVNDNGRSYAPTVGGFANHLAELQASVQQGVDAVRTDRRYEQTLESVKNLLKHSGPVGEMLYRGLHGMKQGLKDVVVPQGIFEDLGMKYLGPVDGHDLEAVEQALSNAKNYGGPVIVHAITEKGHGYAPAIAHEDDQFHAVGVIDPVTGRSTATSSERSWTAVFRDEIARIADEREDVVGITGAMLIPVGLQKMQAAHPDRVVDVGIAEQHAVAMAAGMAYGGLHPVVALYATFLNRGFDQLLMDVALHRAGVTLVLDRAGVTGPDGPSHHGMWDLALLQIVPGLHLAAPRDEPTLVEELREAVAVGDAPTVIRYPKGSVGTPVPAVERLSDGVDVLARRGGESGTEGARRDVLIVSVGAMSGLSLDVADRLEAHGVSSTVVDPRWVLPVPGSVIELAAQHRIVVVVEDGVRAGGIGSRIRQEMRAAGVDTALNEVGLPTRFLAHGSRSQVLERVGLTAQRVAQDTLASVLGTRVPYARPVEAQDAEVLPDTARDGTSLPGRG, via the coding sequence ATGAGCGTGCTGGAACGGGTGTCCGGGCCCGAGGACCTCGCGGGGCTGACCCGCGCGGAGCTGACCGAGCTGGCCGCCGAGATCCGTGAGTTCCTCGTCACCCACGTCTCCGCGACCGGGGGTCACCTGGGCCCGAACCTGGGGGTCGTGGAGCTGACCATGGCGGTCCACCGCGTCTTCGACTCGCCCAAGGACTCCGTGGTCTTCGACACCGGGCACCAGTCCTACGTGCACAAGCTGCTCACCGGCCGCCAGGACTTCCGCACCCTGCGCCAGGAGGGCGGCCTCGCCGGCTACCCCGACCGGGCGGAGTCGGTGCACGACATCGTCGAGTCCTCGCACGCGTCCTCGTCCCTGTCCTGGGCGGACGGCATCTCCCGCGGCTACGCCATGACGGGCCGGACCGACCGGCACACCGTGGTGCTCGTCGGGGACGGGGCGCTCACCGGCGGCATGGCGTGGGAGGCCGTCAACAACATCGCCTCCGACCGCGACCGCAAGGTCGTGATCGTGGTCAACGACAACGGCCGCTCCTACGCCCCCACGGTGGGCGGGTTCGCGAACCACCTGGCCGAGCTGCAGGCGAGCGTGCAGCAGGGCGTGGACGCCGTGCGCACCGACCGGCGCTACGAGCAGACCCTCGAGTCGGTGAAGAACCTGCTGAAGCACTCCGGGCCGGTGGGGGAGATGCTCTACCGGGGCCTGCACGGCATGAAGCAGGGCCTGAAGGACGTCGTGGTCCCGCAGGGCATCTTCGAGGACCTCGGCATGAAGTACCTGGGCCCGGTGGACGGCCACGACCTCGAGGCGGTCGAGCAGGCGCTGAGCAACGCCAAGAACTACGGCGGGCCCGTCATCGTGCACGCCATCACGGAGAAGGGCCACGGGTACGCGCCCGCGATCGCCCACGAGGACGACCAGTTCCACGCCGTGGGCGTCATCGACCCCGTCACGGGACGCTCCACCGCGACGAGCTCCGAGCGCAGCTGGACGGCCGTGTTCCGCGACGAGATCGCCCGGATCGCCGACGAACGCGAGGACGTCGTGGGCATCACCGGGGCCATGCTCATCCCGGTGGGGCTGCAGAAGATGCAGGCCGCCCACCCCGACCGCGTCGTGGACGTGGGGATCGCCGAGCAGCACGCCGTGGCGATGGCCGCGGGCATGGCCTACGGCGGGCTCCACCCCGTGGTCGCCCTGTACGCCACGTTCCTCAACCGCGGCTTCGACCAGCTGCTCATGGACGTGGCCCTGCACCGGGCCGGGGTCACCCTGGTCCTGGACCGGGCCGGGGTCACCGGGCCGGACGGGCCGAGCCACCACGGCATGTGGGACCTGGCGCTGCTCCAGATCGTCCCCGGACTGCACCTCGCCGCCCCCCGCGACGAGCCGACCCTGGTCGAGGAGCTGCGCGAGGCGGTGGCCGTCGGTGACGCCCCCACGGTCATCCGCTACCCCAAGGGATCCGTGGGCACGCCCGTCCCGGCGGTCGAGCGGCTCTCCGACGGCGTGGACGTCCTCGCCCGCCGCGGCGGGGAGAGCGGCACCGAGGGCGCCCGCCGCGACGTCCTGATCGTCTCCGTCGGCGCCATGAGCGGGCTGTCCCTGGACGTCGCCGACCGGCTGGAGGCCCACGGGGTGTCCTCCACGGTGGTCGACCCCCGGTGGGTGCTCCCGGTGCCCGGGTCGGTCATCGAGCTCGCCGCCCAGCACCGGATCGTGGTCGTCGTGGAGGACGGCGTGCGCGCCGGCGGGATCGGCTCGCGGATCCGGCAGGAGATGCGCGCCGCCGGCGTCGACACCGCCCTGAACGAGGTCGGCCTGCCGACCCGGTTCCTCGCGCACGGCTCGCGCTCCCAGGTCCTGGAGCGAGTCGGGCTGACCGCCCAGCGCGTCGCCCAGGACACGCTGGCCTCCGTGCTCGGGACCCGGGTGCCCTACGCCCGCCCGGTCGAGGCGCAGGACGCCGAGGTCCTCCCGGACACGGCCCGGGACGGCACGTCGCTGCCGGGCCGGGGCTGA
- a CDS encoding Rieske (2Fe-2S) protein, whose translation MAAPDSSTAPSALPRRTVLGVACAGLGAAAALSACGGQDGSSDGPAEPVDAGAVEDVPVGSGVKVDRDGVQAVVARPAEDTVVAFSPVCPHQGCMVVPEAQQYVCPCHASQFDLATGEVRGGPARTGLTPYPVAVREGRIVLG comes from the coding sequence ATGGCCGCGCCCGACTCCTCCACCGCCCCCTCCGCGCTGCCCCGGCGCACGGTCCTGGGCGTGGCCTGCGCAGGCCTCGGCGCCGCCGCGGCACTGAGCGCGTGCGGCGGACAGGACGGGTCGTCGGACGGACCCGCCGAGCCCGTGGACGCCGGCGCGGTCGAGGACGTGCCCGTGGGCTCGGGCGTCAAGGTGGACCGGGACGGGGTGCAGGCGGTGGTGGCCCGGCCCGCCGAGGACACCGTTGTGGCGTTCTCCCCCGTGTGCCCGCACCAGGGCTGCATGGTCGTGCCCGAGGCGCAGCAGTACGTCTGCCCCTGCCACGCCTCGCAGTTCGACCTCGCCACCGGGGAGGTCCGGGGCGGGCCCGCCCGGACCGGGCTCACACCGTACCCGGTGGCCGTCCGGGAGGGCCGGATCGTCCTGGGCTGA
- a CDS encoding class I SAM-dependent RNA methyltransferase, which produces MTSPHPPATPDEHDELELRLGPIAHGGHTVARTGEGRVVFVRHGLPGELVRVRLTEAGPEARFWRGDVVAVLEADPGRRDRHVWAPADALLTWRRGEPPVGGAEFGHAELPAQRRLKAAVVAEQLSRLAGLETAVEVEAMPGEDPLGLGWRTRAHFAVDAAGRIGMHPHRGAAVVPVESFPLVVPAIDDLRLAALDLRGAARVDVAAPAGGGTPLVHLALAAGADRQRLRRELDRLAAGREVSVTARAEDSRELETWSGRPAVVEHAGAHRWEVSAEGFWQIHRSAPGLLLEAVPSAAGARPGEHALDLYAGAGLFTAALADAVGPAGSVLAVEGSPVTSADARRTFADRPQVRVERGSVDKVAARLWPGTAGPRGRRSPGRARAAARPDVVVLDPPRAGAGRVVVDQLVALAPRRIAYLACDPATLARDLGRFRRAGWRVRSVRAFDMYPNTHHVETLAVLEP; this is translated from the coding sequence GTGACCTCCCCGCACCCCCCGGCCACCCCCGACGAGCACGACGAGCTCGAGCTGCGCCTCGGCCCGATCGCCCACGGCGGCCACACCGTGGCCCGCACCGGCGAGGGCCGGGTCGTGTTCGTCCGCCACGGCCTGCCCGGGGAGCTGGTCCGCGTCCGGCTCACGGAGGCCGGGCCCGAGGCGCGCTTCTGGCGCGGCGACGTGGTGGCGGTCCTGGAGGCCGACCCCGGCCGCCGCGACCGGCACGTCTGGGCGCCGGCCGACGCCCTCCTGACCTGGCGGCGCGGCGAGCCGCCCGTGGGCGGGGCGGAGTTCGGCCACGCCGAGCTCCCGGCCCAGCGCCGGCTGAAGGCCGCCGTGGTCGCCGAGCAGCTCTCCCGCCTGGCGGGCCTGGAGACCGCGGTGGAGGTCGAGGCCATGCCCGGGGAGGACCCCCTGGGCCTGGGCTGGCGCACCCGGGCGCACTTCGCCGTGGACGCCGCCGGGCGGATCGGGATGCACCCCCACCGCGGCGCCGCCGTCGTCCCGGTCGAGAGCTTCCCGCTCGTCGTCCCGGCGATCGACGACCTGCGGCTGGCCGCGCTCGACCTGCGGGGCGCGGCGCGCGTGGACGTCGCGGCCCCGGCCGGCGGCGGGACGCCGCTGGTCCACCTCGCCCTGGCCGCCGGGGCCGACCGGCAGCGGCTGCGCCGGGAACTGGACCGCCTCGCCGCCGGCCGGGAGGTCTCCGTCACCGCCCGCGCCGAGGACTCCCGCGAGCTCGAGACGTGGTCGGGGCGGCCCGCCGTCGTCGAGCACGCCGGCGCCCACCGCTGGGAGGTCTCGGCCGAGGGCTTCTGGCAGATCCACCGCAGCGCCCCCGGCCTGCTGCTCGAGGCGGTGCCCTCCGCGGCCGGGGCCCGCCCGGGGGAGCACGCCCTCGACCTCTACGCCGGCGCGGGCCTGTTCACGGCCGCGCTCGCGGACGCGGTCGGCCCCGCCGGGTCCGTGCTCGCCGTCGAGGGGTCGCCGGTCACCAGCGCCGACGCGCGGCGCACCTTCGCGGACCGACCGCAGGTCCGGGTGGAGCGCGGCAGCGTGGACAAGGTCGCGGCCCGGCTCTGGCCGGGCACCGCCGGGCCCCGGGGGCGGAGGTCCCCCGGACGGGCCCGGGCGGCGGCCCGGCCGGACGTCGTGGTCCTGGACCCGCCCCGGGCGGGCGCCGGGCGGGTCGTCGTGGACCAGCTGGTGGCCCTGGCCCCGCGCCGGATCGCCTACCTCGCCTGCGACCCGGCCACCCTGGCACGGGACCTCGGCCGGTTCCGCCGGGCCGGGTGGCGGGTGCGGTCGGTGCGGGCCTTCGACATGTACCCCAACACCCACCACGTCGAGACCCTGGCGGTCCTGGAGCCCTGA
- a CDS encoding aconitate hydratase, translated as MSTVDSFGAKGVLDVDGTEYEIFRLNTLEGAQKLPYSLKVLLENLLRTEDGANITSEHIEALANWDPEAEPSIEIQFTPGRVIMQDFTGVPCIVDLATMREAVADLGGDPTRVNPLAPAELVIDHSVQIDSFGSRESIERNMDIEYQRNGERYQFLRWGQTAFDDFKVVPPGMGIVHQVNIENLARVVMTREVDGVLRAYPDTCVGTDSHTTMENGLGVLGWGVGGIEAEAAMLGQPISMLIPRVVGFKLTGEIPAGATATDVVLTITEMLRDHGVVGKFVEFYGEGVGAVPLANRATIGNMSPEFGSTAAIFPIDEVTLDYLRLTGRSDEQVALVEAYVKEQGMWHDPAEEIAFSEYLELDLSTVVPSISGPKRPQDRISLTDAKAQFHEDLGNYATHVDEDVTAGNTIDDASAQSFPASDAPAYTPEHPQPEKDRPREHHAYAEDGRPTKRVPVTMPDGREFELDHGAVSIASITSCTNTSNPSVMMAAAVLARNAVEKGLKAKPWVKTSIAPGSKVVTDYYEKSGLVPALEELGFFIVGYGCTTCIGNSGPLEDEISQAIQDNDLAVTSVLSGNRNFEGRINPDVKMNYLASPPLVIAYALAGNMDFDFENESLGQDADGNEVYLKDIWPDPAEVQKIIDASIDTEMFTREYGTIFDGDERWQNLDTPTGKTFEWNPQSTYVRKPPYFEGMTMETTPVEDISGARVLLKLGDSVTTDHISPAGSFKSDTPAGKYLIANGVERKDFNSYGSRRGNHEVMIRGTFANIRIKNQLLDGVEGGFTRDFTQEGGPQAAVYDAAMNYQQAGVPLVVLGGKEYGSGSSRDWAAKGTSLLGVKAVIAQSYERIHRSNLIGMGVLPLQFPAGESADSLGLDGTETFAIQGVTALNEGTTPKTLKVTATKEDGSTVEFDAVLRIDTPGEADYYRNGGILQYVLRQIAK; from the coding sequence ATGAGCACGGTGGACAGCTTCGGAGCCAAGGGCGTTCTCGACGTCGACGGCACCGAATACGAGATTTTCCGACTGAACACGCTGGAGGGGGCGCAGAAGCTCCCGTACAGCCTCAAGGTTCTGCTCGAGAACCTGTTGCGCACCGAGGACGGCGCCAACATCACCTCCGAGCACATCGAGGCCCTGGCCAACTGGGACCCGGAGGCCGAGCCCAGCATCGAGATCCAGTTCACCCCGGGCCGCGTCATCATGCAGGACTTCACCGGCGTGCCCTGCATCGTCGACCTCGCCACCATGCGCGAGGCCGTCGCGGACCTCGGCGGCGACCCCACCCGGGTGAACCCGCTCGCCCCGGCCGAGCTCGTGATCGACCACTCCGTGCAGATCGACTCGTTCGGCAGCCGGGAGTCGATCGAGCGCAACATGGACATCGAGTACCAGCGCAACGGCGAGCGGTACCAGTTCCTGCGCTGGGGCCAGACCGCCTTCGACGACTTCAAGGTCGTCCCCCCGGGCATGGGCATCGTCCACCAGGTCAACATCGAGAACCTGGCCCGCGTCGTGATGACCCGCGAGGTCGACGGCGTCCTGCGCGCCTACCCGGACACCTGCGTGGGCACCGACTCGCACACGACCATGGAGAACGGCCTGGGCGTGCTGGGCTGGGGCGTGGGCGGCATCGAGGCCGAGGCCGCGATGCTCGGCCAGCCCATCTCGATGCTCATCCCGCGCGTGGTGGGCTTCAAGCTCACCGGCGAGATCCCGGCGGGCGCCACGGCCACCGACGTGGTGCTCACCATCACCGAGATGCTCCGCGACCACGGCGTGGTCGGCAAGTTCGTCGAGTTCTACGGCGAGGGCGTGGGCGCGGTGCCCCTGGCCAACCGCGCCACGATCGGCAACATGAGCCCCGAGTTCGGCTCGACCGCCGCGATCTTCCCGATCGACGAGGTCACCCTGGACTACCTGCGCCTGACCGGGCGCTCCGACGAGCAGGTCGCGCTCGTCGAGGCGTACGTGAAGGAACAGGGCATGTGGCACGACCCGGCCGAGGAGATCGCCTTCTCGGAGTACCTCGAGCTGGACCTCTCCACCGTGGTCCCCTCGATCTCCGGGCCGAAGCGCCCCCAGGACCGCATCTCGCTCACCGACGCGAAGGCGCAGTTCCACGAGGACCTGGGCAACTACGCGACGCACGTGGACGAGGACGTCACCGCCGGCAACACCATCGACGACGCCTCGGCGCAGTCCTTCCCGGCCTCCGACGCCCCGGCCTACACGCCGGAGCACCCGCAGCCGGAGAAGGACCGCCCGCGCGAGCACCACGCCTACGCGGAGGACGGCCGCCCGACCAAGCGGGTCCCCGTGACCATGCCCGACGGCCGCGAGTTCGAGCTCGACCACGGCGCGGTCTCGATCGCCTCGATCACCTCGTGCACCAACACCTCCAACCCCTCGGTCATGATGGCCGCGGCGGTGCTGGCGCGCAACGCCGTCGAGAAGGGCCTGAAGGCGAAGCCGTGGGTCAAGACCTCGATCGCCCCGGGCTCGAAGGTCGTCACCGACTACTACGAGAAGTCCGGTCTGGTCCCGGCCCTGGAGGAGCTCGGCTTCTTCATCGTGGGCTACGGCTGCACCACCTGCATCGGCAACTCCGGTCCCCTCGAGGACGAGATCTCCCAGGCCATCCAGGACAACGACCTGGCCGTGACCTCGGTGCTCTCGGGCAACCGCAACTTCGAGGGCCGGATCAACCCGGACGTGAAGATGAACTACCTGGCGTCCCCGCCACTGGTGATCGCCTACGCCCTGGCCGGCAACATGGACTTCGACTTCGAGAACGAGTCCCTGGGCCAGGACGCCGACGGCAACGAGGTGTACCTCAAGGACATCTGGCCGGACCCGGCCGAGGTGCAGAAGATCATCGACGCGTCCATCGACACGGAGATGTTCACCCGCGAGTACGGCACCATCTTCGACGGTGACGAGCGCTGGCAGAACCTGGACACCCCCACCGGCAAGACCTTCGAGTGGAACCCGCAGTCCACCTACGTGCGCAAGCCCCCGTACTTCGAGGGCATGACGATGGAGACGACCCCGGTCGAGGACATCTCCGGCGCCCGGGTGCTGCTGAAGCTGGGCGACTCGGTCACCACCGACCACATCTCCCCGGCGGGCTCCTTCAAGTCCGACACCCCGGCCGGCAAGTACCTCATCGCCAACGGCGTGGAGCGCAAGGACTTCAACTCCTACGGCTCCCGGCGCGGCAACCACGAGGTCATGATCCGCGGCACCTTCGCCAACATCCGGATCAAGAACCAGCTGCTGGACGGCGTGGAGGGCGGCTTCACCCGCGACTTCACCCAGGAGGGCGGCCCCCAGGCCGCCGTGTACGACGCCGCGATGAACTACCAGCAGGCCGGCGTCCCGCTGGTCGTGCTGGGCGGCAAGGAGTACGGCTCCGGGTCCTCGCGCGACTGGGCCGCGAAGGGCACCTCGCTGCTGGGCGTCAAGGCCGTCATCGCCCAGAGCTACGAGCGCATCCACCGCTCGAACCTCATCGGCATGGGCGTGCTGCCGCTGCAGTTCCCGGCCGGGGAGTCCGCCGACTCCCTCGGCCTGGACGGCACCGAGACCTTCGCCATCCAGGGGGTGACCGCGCTCAACGAGGGCACCACCCCGAAGACGCTGAAGGTCACCGCCACGAAGGAGGACGGCTCCACGGTCGAGTTCGACGCGGTCCTGCGCATCGACACGCCGGGCGAGGCGGACTACTACCGCAACGGCGGGATCCTGCAGTACGTGCTGCGGCAGATCGCCAAGTAG
- the msrB gene encoding peptide-methionine (R)-S-oxide reductase MsrB: MSETTRHDDRPEPADRPEPADRPGPADRTEQDWRSILSPEEYHVLREAGTERPFTGEYWNTETEGVYTCRACGAELFRSETKFDAHCGWPSFYAPLAEDRVRYIKDTTLGMERVEVRCAACDSHMGHVFGGEGFPTPTDLRYCINSVSVRLVPASS, translated from the coding sequence ATGAGCGAGACCACCAGGCACGACGACCGTCCCGAGCCCGCCGACCGTCCCGAGCCCGCCGACCGTCCCGGACCCGCCGACCGGACCGAGCAGGACTGGCGCTCGATCCTGTCCCCCGAGGAGTACCACGTGCTGCGGGAGGCCGGGACGGAACGGCCCTTCACGGGCGAGTACTGGAACACCGAGACCGAGGGCGTGTACACCTGCCGCGCGTGCGGCGCCGAGCTGTTCCGCTCGGAGACGAAGTTCGACGCCCACTGCGGGTGGCCCTCCTTCTACGCCCCGCTCGCGGAGGACCGGGTCCGCTACATCAAGGACACCACCCTGGGCATGGAGCGCGTGGAGGTCCGGTGCGCCGCCTGCGACTCGCACATGGGCCACGTCTTCGGCGGCGAGGGCTTCCCCACCCCGACCGACCTGCGGTACTGCATCAACTCCGTCTCCGTCCGGCTGGTCCCCGCCTCCTCGTGA
- a CDS encoding HRDC domain-containing protein, whose product MTSPADRRSAPDEPSTPVVAGFEDYEIPDSVHLAAPFDGVPPVIETVAGLERAAAAVAGGSGPAAIDTERASGFRYGQRAFLVQLRREGVGTVLIDPEATGSLAVLNEALAGVEWVLHAATQDLPSLRALDMEPDLLFDTELGGRIAGLRRVGLAAETEELLGYTLAKEHSAVDWSKRPLPQDWLNYAALDVEMLIPLRWAMEDLLREQGKLEWALEEFEAVRTAPPAPPRQDPWRRTSGINKVKGRRQLTALRLLWEERERLAQHKDLSPSRLLPDAALVAAASAMPRTVPQLLATPGFHGRQASREAPRWLRAIAEARNAAELVPVTVRSDALPPVKAWEVKRPEAAARLKVLKPVVTELAEEHGLPTENLLTPEHLRRFCWQPPKSTGDQAVADPGAAGAQARRPPRRAAPGRTATGRAAPGRAVPDAAPRDRALPGRRRGSPRGLNRPGPQRPLSAGCGRASAPGGDDDGPRPSAGARQGAAGISAGCRRGPGAARPAPAASPG is encoded by the coding sequence TTGACCAGCCCAGCCGACCGCCGATCCGCGCCCGACGAGCCCTCGACCCCGGTGGTCGCCGGCTTCGAGGACTACGAGATCCCCGACAGCGTCCACCTCGCGGCCCCGTTCGACGGCGTCCCGCCCGTCATCGAGACCGTGGCCGGGCTCGAGCGGGCCGCCGCCGCCGTCGCCGGGGGGTCGGGCCCGGCCGCGATCGACACCGAACGCGCCTCCGGCTTCCGCTACGGCCAGCGCGCCTTCCTCGTCCAGCTGCGCCGCGAGGGCGTGGGCACCGTGCTGATCGACCCCGAGGCCACCGGGTCGCTGGCCGTGCTGAACGAAGCCCTCGCCGGCGTGGAGTGGGTGCTGCACGCCGCCACCCAGGACCTGCCCTCGCTGCGGGCGCTGGACATGGAGCCGGACCTGCTCTTCGACACCGAGCTGGGCGGGCGCATCGCCGGGCTCCGGCGGGTGGGCCTGGCCGCCGAGACGGAGGAGCTGCTCGGATACACGCTGGCGAAGGAGCACTCCGCCGTCGACTGGTCCAAGCGGCCCCTGCCGCAGGACTGGCTCAACTACGCCGCCCTCGACGTGGAGATGCTCATCCCGCTGCGCTGGGCGATGGAGGACCTGCTCCGGGAGCAGGGCAAGCTCGAGTGGGCGCTGGAGGAGTTCGAGGCCGTGCGCACGGCTCCGCCCGCCCCGCCGCGCCAGGACCCGTGGCGCAGGACCTCCGGGATCAACAAGGTCAAGGGCCGCCGTCAGCTCACCGCGCTGCGCCTGCTGTGGGAGGAGCGCGAACGGCTGGCCCAGCACAAGGACCTCTCCCCCAGCCGGCTGCTGCCGGACGCGGCCCTGGTGGCGGCCGCCTCCGCCATGCCCCGGACCGTGCCCCAGCTGCTGGCCACCCCCGGCTTCCACGGCCGGCAGGCCTCGCGGGAGGCCCCTCGGTGGCTGCGGGCGATCGCCGAGGCCCGCAACGCCGCCGAGCTCGTCCCCGTGACCGTGCGCTCCGACGCCCTGCCGCCCGTGAAGGCCTGGGAGGTCAAGCGTCCCGAGGCCGCCGCCCGACTGAAGGTCCTCAAGCCGGTCGTGACCGAGCTGGCGGAGGAGCACGGGCTGCCGACCGAGAACCTGCTCACCCCGGAGCACCTGCGCCGCTTCTGCTGGCAGCCGCCCAAGAGCACCGGTGACCAGGCGGTGGCCGACCCGGGAGCTGCGGGCGCGCAAGCGCGCCGCCCGCCACGCCGAGCAGCCCCAGGCCGAACAGCCACCGGCCGAGCAGCCCCAGGCCGAGCAGTCCCAGACGCAGCACCCCGGGACCGAGCACTCCCCGGCCGGCGACGAGGGAGCCCCCGCGGCCTGAACCGTCCGGGCCCGCAGCGGCCGTTGAGTGCTGGCTGCGGCCGGGCTTCCGCGCCGGGCGGGGACGACGACGGGCCCCGGCCGTCGGCCGGGGCCCGTCAGGGGGCTGCGGGGATCAGCGCTGGGTGTCGCCGGGGGCCGGGTGCGGCTCGGCCGGCTCCAGCGGCGTCTCCGGGGTGA
- a CDS encoding DUF3000 family protein: MSTVNDLSGVSQGFQEALEHLLRTPYRDGIELTEIPAPTHLAPFAAAVRAEVRQPPDPPAGPALEPRTALPALPRAASPRDELGGRGPADELAAGRFVLLFDPSEPEAWGGPLRIVTWARAAVGREVGCDDTAGLLAWTRLLESLQRHRAGYSREGGTASRVLAEGFGTLGDQVEGADVELRASWTPDGSDVEPHLAAWADTVCAFAGLPPYPRGVTVLHPRR; this comes from the coding sequence GTGAGCACCGTGAACGACCTGTCAGGGGTGTCCCAGGGCTTCCAGGAGGCCCTGGAGCACCTGCTCCGCACCCCGTACCGGGACGGCATCGAGCTCACCGAGATCCCCGCGCCCACGCACCTGGCCCCCTTCGCCGCCGCGGTGCGCGCGGAGGTGCGGCAGCCGCCGGACCCACCCGCCGGCCCCGCGTTGGAGCCCCGCACGGCGCTCCCGGCCCTGCCGCGCGCGGCGTCCCCGCGGGACGAGCTCGGCGGCCGGGGCCCGGCGGACGAGCTGGCCGCGGGCCGCTTCGTGCTCCTGTTCGACCCCTCCGAGCCCGAGGCCTGGGGCGGGCCCCTCCGCATCGTCACCTGGGCGCGGGCGGCCGTGGGCCGGGAGGTCGGGTGCGACGACACCGCCGGGCTGCTCGCCTGGACCCGGCTGCTCGAGTCCCTGCAACGCCACCGGGCCGGATATTCTCGGGAGGGCGGCACGGCGTCCCGGGTCCTCGCCGAGGGCTTCGGGACCCTCGGCGACCAGGTCGAGGGGGCCGACGTCGAGCTGCGGGCGTCCTGGACGCCCGACGGGTCCGACGTGGAGCCGCACCTCGCCGCCTGGGCGGACACGGTCTGCGCGTTCGCGGGCCTGCCGCCCTACCCGCGCGGGGTGACCGTGCTGCACCCGCGCCGCTGA
- a CDS encoding alpha/beta hydrolase family protein — MPRRFLPAPAAPPAVPSAPATAWARGAVVGAAATVGAASLSFGLSSAAAAYFARQVVVPPKYRSEDLPILGLTRTGEDGDPAATTLVKLPTTVDTTVAGTYSLRFDAGRGHARIGAIRSYSPQEGTVTRVVEEVYAGDLAKASRGFWSGTVYPDPGAAGLPFEEVEIPIEVGPAPCWVVPAEGGPTPEGERPRELPGPWAIMVHGRGANRMETVRAVPVARELGLTSLLISYRNDREAPPTHDFRYGLGFTEWKDVQTAISYAKSRGATQIVLFGWSMGGAISLQTADLSFYRDDIAALVLTGPVVDWFELIAHHSRTRRIPSGIGRLATNLISHPAGRMLTGLAAPVDLKALDWLSRSEQLRTPTLVLHSVDDEFVPAASSRRLAELNRLVEFVPFTRARHTKEWNVDPRRWEDAVRRWLPERLAQDARSAGGAAAVRR, encoded by the coding sequence ATGCCTCGACGCTTCCTCCCGGCCCCCGCCGCGCCCCCCGCGGTGCCGTCCGCCCCCGCGACGGCGTGGGCGCGCGGCGCCGTGGTCGGCGCCGCCGCCACCGTGGGCGCGGCCTCGCTGTCCTTCGGGCTCTCCAGCGCCGCCGCGGCCTACTTCGCCCGGCAGGTCGTGGTGCCGCCGAAGTACCGTTCCGAGGACCTGCCCATCCTCGGGCTGACCCGCACCGGCGAGGACGGGGACCCTGCGGCGACGACCCTCGTGAAGCTGCCGACCACGGTGGACACGACCGTGGCCGGCACCTACAGCCTGCGCTTCGACGCCGGCCGCGGCCACGCCCGGATCGGCGCGATCCGCTCCTACTCCCCGCAGGAGGGCACCGTGACCCGGGTGGTGGAGGAGGTCTACGCGGGGGACCTCGCGAAGGCCTCCCGCGGCTTCTGGTCCGGGACCGTCTACCCGGACCCCGGCGCCGCCGGACTGCCGTTCGAGGAGGTCGAGATCCCCATCGAGGTCGGCCCCGCGCCCTGCTGGGTCGTGCCCGCCGAGGGCGGGCCCACCCCGGAGGGCGAGCGGCCGCGGGAGCTGCCGGGGCCGTGGGCGATCATGGTGCACGGGCGCGGGGCCAACCGGATGGAGACGGTGCGCGCGGTGCCCGTCGCCCGGGAGCTCGGGCTGACCTCCCTGCTGATCTCCTACCGCAACGACCGCGAGGCGCCGCCCACCCACGACTTCCGGTACGGGCTGGGGTTCACGGAGTGGAAGGACGTGCAGACGGCGATCAGCTACGCCAAGTCCCGCGGCGCCACCCAGATCGTGCTCTTCGGCTGGTCGATGGGCGGGGCCATCTCCCTGCAGACGGCCGACCTCTCCTTCTACCGCGACGACATCGCGGCCCTGGTGCTGACCGGCCCGGTCGTGGACTGGTTCGAGCTGATCGCCCACCACTCCCGCACCCGGCGCATCCCCTCCGGGATCGGCAGGCTGGCCACCAACCTCATCTCGCACCCGGCGGGGCGGATGCTGACCGGTCTCGCCGCGCCGGTGGACCTCAAGGCCCTCGACTGGCTGTCCCGCAGCGAGCAGCTGCGCACGCCCACCCTGGTGCTGCACTCCGTGGACGACGAGTTCGTCCCCGCCGCCAGCTCCCGCCGGCTCGCGGAGCTGAACCGGCTCGTGGAGTTCGTGCCGTTCACCCGCGCCCGGCACACCAAGGAGTGGAACGTGGACCCGCGGCGGTGGGAGGACGCGGTGCGGCGCTGGCTGCCGGAGCGGCTGGCGCAGGACGCCCGGTCCGCCGGGGGAGCCGCGGCCGTGCGGCGCTGA